A region of the Arachis hypogaea cultivar Tifrunner chromosome 15, arahy.Tifrunner.gnm2.J5K5, whole genome shotgun sequence genome:
taaaggaaacggctttgaaagaagtaaatgattacatgactcggtttggcttagatcctattttcttactcaaatcagaaagccaatgttttaatgattttaaatgaatttggcgaaatgagttatgttattctcccctaaagacttgggactctgccgagaaactttgttataaaatcccattgtgaaATGGGTGATTTTGAttgttcccaaattgaatctttaactttccatggttttggaagtcttggaaagaggatgccgagagcggctttgttttaaaaagggaacttactttgagtaaatttggcttatgagcctgagatgatttgagaaatgagatctttaaagccaaggctgaaaagagttgaaatttgatttcaaagtgaaatggcttgagaaaagtgatttgaggcttaaatgccggttttatgaattcgatgatgttgaatggtgaaagtgctgttttgttatgggacggaatggctgtgtatgattatgaataatggctggttctggattgaaccgtgagccgaaatggctgtgtaagatattgatttatggctgattgctgaatgagttatgggccatatggctgactatgaattatgaacttaagccggatggctgagatggatatTGATCCAtgactgggactgaatgaatatatgcttgagatacctgggtagtagcaagggttgtggttcgtcccacttgctccaggtcaaagACTGTGATGCCTggatagtagcggcagtagtggtgattccactcgttccaggttgagcttttaaacacccgcctgggtagtagccgcagtagtggttattccactggctctgggttgagcgggtagtagcaatggggttgtagctcaaacctacttgctccgcgatgggtgtttctgtctatggttagctaccaagacatgtcgggttggctacataatcaacagatgatatcatcagccactagggacaggcatgcatcatatgcatctatgtgacattgtttgggtgtgcatattatacttggtgtacctatgtgattaattgctaattgttctacttgtaataactgtttgtttgtgcttgcatcttcctatttgtgtttgctactgggactctgttggactgtggtgattggttgatggttggattgtttgggcctagggccgtggttggaatgagatgaaccgatggttgatttcggttttgtgtttctggtttggaataaaatatgaaaggctattttgtttcagcatagataaatcgttttgaaaggcttttgagtttttgagaattgaatggttcctctttcagaaaagatttccgactttacttttattgtaaaccgttgtttttgaaaaggaggcataagacggttattaatcactggtacggtttatcctcacgtatcctattacagtaattcccaaaaaccctctactgagaacccttttgaggatgatgttctcacccccctacatttttcccctttcaggatatgggcgcagaagttacgaagagcttatttaattgttgttgtgatgctctgtattattttagctatggtttattgtaccctcgcctttatcttgatataatctgtaagagggataggaattgtattggattatggttgtaatattacttatatatatgtatgtatatatatggatgtactctttatgagttttgtaagttgtatggtatttatggatgtatgatatcggatgaaagtatttttggatcggtattgcgatttaaagttttaaacaggctcatattttagtattaaataatataaaagtcgtcgtaatgtccgaactatcagagtcgcgcagccggaagtgtgagctttggtagttagggtgttacacctctTGCTGTTCCTCCTGTTCTCCTTGTTGTTCTTCTTGtggttcttctcttcttctcccttttcgTGGCCTTCGACTTTGTTGTGcctctgtgacaatcatcatcctcTCGAAGGTTACAGGTAGGCCTGGATTCAACCATGTTTGGTTTGCATCCTCCATTGGCACTTTGGCCTTCACGCACAGCTGCATAATGGTACTTGGGTAGTGTAGCCAAGCTTCAGCCGAATTCTTCTCTGCAATCCTTTGAATATCACTTGCAATGATCTCGTGAACCTTCACTTCTCCTCCCATTATTATACAATGTAACATGATAGCTCTTTTTTGTTGACCTCTGAGTTGTTCACTGTGCCTAAGATCGATCTCTTTAATAGCTCATACCAACCTTTTGCTTCAGGGGTGAGATCTCCTCTTCTCAAGTATTTGTACTTGTTGTTAGCATCTCCTACCCAGTCCGTGTTCACCACACATATATCACTAGCAATTTCATCATAGTCTGGTTCTCCATTTATTCTTTGGTGGTACCCTAGCTCATCAAAATGGGCTGTCTTTAGTCTTAAGACTTTCATGATAGCATTTggactaaggtaattagtaagttaattAGTAAGATAGTTAGGATTTtggattaataataattatactcACTTGAtttactcttcgatgttaagagttgactaggtgagattaatacatcataattatcatagttgtggttatggtaaggaagaaattccataactcatcctaagtcaaggttccatttatgttttgaaccacattTTTCTCACTTTAAagctttacttgttcatattacatacatagttcttttatttctttattactttaataattaCAATTTTGGatcgttcttttatttctttattgcttactttcatcattgaaaaccccttttgttcttgcaaccaaaattgtgcgctcttaggcattagttcctagggagacgacccgaggtttaattactctcggtttatatttgatttgaattaaactttgatgttgagATTTAATTGCCGGTTCGGACTATGCTATCAACGAAACACTTAATTtcaattgagaaattctaaaccggcaCAAATCTTAACCATCAATGACAAAGTGGGAGTAATCCTtgtaattatcatattgtggttagtaacaaggatagtgatccttaaccatcaTCCCTTGCCAAgactttttttttactatttgagTTTTCTTTCCCTTGTTAGTTAATTGAATTTTACTTTCTTATTGTTTACACTTTTTGTCAATTGCTATCTCATTTCCGATTTCCTTCATAGCCAATCATTCAGCACTTGATTGCAATttttagggagaacgacccaagatTCTACTCCTGGTTATTGATTTGTATTGTGACAaccttttaaactttgattgagggttaattgttagtttagactatgcttacaacgaagtttttttttgttgaaaaattctagaccgacattaATCCTCTATCAATTAATcggcaccagtaaactgtgaacccggttaaatcgatctcctatttttaactaaaataaatcaaataatattataatattattcaaacatctctaatattaatataataataatattatattactatttctcttctcTTATAAATTGAGTCTGCCTTGTCAAACTAAATTGAGTTTGGCTCGTCaaatataatactttatataatcaataatttaaaaaatttaaaaaatattattacaaagcAATCTAAAAGAAATAAGTTAAAATATTTATCAAACTTCTTCATTCCATCATTGATAAGTAAAGATatgtaaacaaaaataagaacacatatcaaataaaaaaatattttctttctatATCAAATTGatgagataaaaaaatttttttttttacatcaaattgataagaaaaaaaatagaactatTTTTTAAGTGAAAAGTTTGGAATGAATTAAATGGATAGATGAATTactgaaaatataaattaaataagcaAACTGAAGAGAGAAAAAATGTAAATAGAAGTTATGCGTGAAATGGAATGAAATTTGCAACTGCAGTAAATGATGGCAATACAACACGATGGTGGCGATGCAATTGAGGGTGTTGAAGGAGAAACACATAAAAGTGTGCATGAAGAATAAAATTGGTAGATTTTTCTAAAATGTtacaaaaaaaaactttaatataattaaacaaaatattaagatgGTGAAAAATGTAAAGAAATTGATGTTCACTTAATCCATTTTTTGATTTATTagcaatttatttttttgttcaaagATGTGTTATCATGGTTATAAGAGTAACAAAACTGATTTTATTTCAGTGGGaagttatttgattttttaaaataaattttatgactAATTTATCCTTATAATTTGctatataaaataatttgttgGAAGATAAATAtagtccaaaaaaattagaaaccaaAGTCATAGTCAACTCtttgtattaattttatatattattatacataagTAAACTTTGTATATCACACAAGCTTGTATACTCTTAATTTTAAAGAAAGGCATAAACATGTCTTGaccaaagaataaattaaaagattcaaTGATAAAGAGTCTGCAAAATGATCTAAACACAATACTTTGTAAAAGCAAAAATTAAGAGTCTAAGatcagaaaagaaaaacaaagtcaAGGAAGTATCCAAACAGGAGGACAAAAAAAGTTAACATCTGATAACACTTCTTGGCAACTCCCATCTTCTAAATTGAAGATGCCAATGTTATGATAATAAGTCTCTACTAACGATTGCTCTTCAACCAAGCTATCTGTAAAGTAGATTTGATTTCCTTTGGAATTTAAAAGATTGCCAGCAAACATTTGAACAGAAGCATTAAATCCAATTACCAGTATATAATTTCCCAAACTACTAATCCTTGACCATGCATTTGAATTTTCCTTCAATTCATAAATATCGAATTTGGTAGTCTTGTAGGAACGTTCCTCTTCCTCACAAATCAAATTAATAAGATGTCTTACCACCATCAATAAACTTCTATCAGCAGTCACAATCAGATATTTTTGATTAATGTCTTTTGTAGTAACAGTATGAAAGGGAGTTGAGGGTTTAAAAATTGTTACCATGGGACCTGCTTTTGTCATTGTATCAAATCTGTATAGCTGCCCATCATATTCTATTGCAAATATCCACCGTTGAAAAAATATGACATCTTGAAAATATGGAAGAGCCCTTGTTGGTAATTTCAGCCATCTCTTATTACTTGGCTTGTAAAAGGCCAATCTAGAAGATCCATATAAAGCCACCGCCATAAAATTAATGTCATCGGGAGCTGAATTTATAATAACCTTCcaaattagaaatttatttgcaagGATGGTTTTCTCGGTGATCATGTAGTGTCCATGAAAGTAAAAACTACATTGATCTTCGTTATAAATTACATCCGGCAGATTTGAGATTGGAGGAAGATCCAAGAAAACTTTTGTCAATGGATTTAACATTCTTATGGTGCCTTCGTACATGGATACAATTATTAACCATCCATAACAAGAACCACGGATAAGTTGGTATTGTAATTCGGGAAGTGTGAGATGGTAAATCCCCTTCTCTTCAAGAATTTCTTTGTGAGTATCAACTTTGAAAGCTTCGTTAGTAGCAGCACCGCCGCCAATAGGTAACAGCAGCCATGGAGCTTTGTTGCCATTGAGGATCTTCGGAAGTTTGAAGTTCCACTGCTTACAAACCAATCGAAGTTGAAGATAGTCATCATATAAATGGAACCGCTTTGCGAATTCGTCCAACATATCTTGATGAATGTTTGCCCATTGATCAACTACCTCTCCCATGATACGTGTATGTCAGCCTCAAGCTATGTCAATTGGCTAGACTCGCAATAAGTACACCCAAATAATTTCTTATATAGATAGATAAAAGTAAGAAGGTTTAGTCAGTTTCAAAGCATTGTTGCTTTTATAACAATAATATGATTGTGTAAATTAAGGTAGGTTTCTGTTGCGtgattaaaagataagataaaaatataatatttcaaaattaATGTGACATAAAGATCAAAGTTTGAAATTTGTTATTAAAAGATAGATGAAATCTTTTAAAGTTATCattatttgagtttaatttttaattcattCATTCATGGCAAAGTAAACAAGTTTTTAAATATAGTATCTTTACTAATTAAatgttaataatataataatataatatctaaagtttaatattttgttacaaaaaatatataaaatgtttGGCTTAAATACGTTCTCATAGAATATTAGCTTTTTTCTAACTTTGTTTTGTCAATTACTGgaaaaaaaacaatatatatatcgtgtaaaaactaatttaaatcaaaatcttTTACAAAATTTCACCTACCATATTATCTATTTataatctttatctttatctttatctttatagtaatacaaatggggagctcatatgctgacgtggcgctcatacgttgagtatgagagtttatttgcttaggtgtcgtcactataaatttttagatttatatttataaattataaattattgtttgcttagattgttattttcaaattttaaattatttatttggatTGTTATACTTAGattgttattttataatttttaaattattttatttaggttgttatttttaaaattttaaattattttacttaggttgttatttttaaaattttaacactttttttaaaaaattgttgattctttttagcactattttttaaatttttgtagatttttttcaaaaattgcagctacatatctaaatttaaatatatttacgttaatttagaattttaaaaattgttaatatatttatttactttatctacaaatttaattcaaatttaaattaaagtcaatcaaatttaaaaaattttagttatgaCTCCACTATAAGAGTATAAGTTATGAGATATGTGTAGCACCACAATTCAAAGTACATCAAACTCTTTCTTTATATACATCCAAAATCTAAAATTTCTCTACTTATTCCAATGGCTGGTATTCACAAAATCGCAAAAATCAAACCTACAATCGATAgtttgtgtgtacgtatacgagtgatacgGTTATGGACACTACCAAGTTACGAAAATTCTTTATTGCCAtgctcaattgagatggttttgTTTGATGAAGACCtgagttttctactaatattttttattttattttaaatttatattatttatattttaaatttgtttgtttatcctCGTCtaattgttctttgatttttgtttatcaattctAGGGAAGAAAAATACGCACCTCGGTACGATTACACCTACTTAGTTAGTAAGTTTAttgttttagaaaaagtataatttaattataaaaatttatttattttattgataatttcgGCTGTGTTTTGTTTTTAACAAACTTATTGAtaacaatttttttcattttaaatcatttcagATATTGTAGGATATCTCGCTGAAATTGGAAGTGAGAGAACTCTTGAAAAAAATGGCAAATCTATCAAGTACACTATTATTGAATTAGAGATTGATGATGGgtaatcatatatttatttttataaatctaaaattttttatattttcacctttttaaattattatttaacttattttattatgaatctttttaaattaatactatttatgatgaaactaaaaaaaattatttttaaattaacaaatttctatattccTAATGGACAACGAACGTttgattagaaaattttatttaaaaatttaaaatttttattagctaattagaaaattctatttaaaaatttgaaatttgaaattctaatactaattcctaattaagtgaTTTCTTAACCGtttcgatttttaaatttattttttttatttgtcacatttataaattttctctttactctattatttatattattattttttagattgtcTCTATACAACAATAGaagtactttcatctttttctctctttttaattataagctattcattttcaatttcattatttaaagaaacgaaaaaaaaatttaactattagttaaatttattgactgtaagattaaattttttattatttgttaaaaGTTTTTTACTACCGTTTTGACATTATAACTCATTTAtctaatgaaataaaatattttatgattaaaatatatttataactaaACTTTTCgacaaaaaatatttagaaaagtAATTTGGAGTATTATGTCAATTCTCTCGATATAATGCTTAacagattttttaaataaataaaataaatcaaatattttcttattttaaaaaatatatatttttatattatattacacATTTCATAAgcgtatctttatctttatttttatctttatagcAATAGCAATACAAATAGGGAGCTCTTCTTATGCTGACGTGGTGCTCATACATTGAGTTTAGGAATTTATTTGCTTAAATGTCGACACtagaaacttttaaaattttatttataaattataacatattttatttacttaggttgttaccttttgaatatttaaatacaCTTTCTTAAGTTGTTgggtatttaatttttaatattgttgaacTAACAATTTGCTTAGGTGTCAtcatgaaaatttttaaaaatattatttataaattataatttattatttgcttaagttattacttttaaaatttaaaataatcttttCTCTAGACTGAATACAAATGGGGAGACTTTTTGCTGACGTGACGCTCATATATTGGGTTTCGAGATTATTTTCTTAAATAtcgttattaaaaatttttgtaattttatttataaattaatagatCATTTAGTTAGATTGTTAGATAATAATAAGgatttattttttgagtttattaGCAAGGTAGttagatatttaaatcttaatattattaaactaattttaaaaaaattaataaattatttggtTAGATTGttagatattaatattaataaagatTTAGTTTTCGAATTTATTAACAAggtaattagatatttaaatcttaatattattgaactaatttaaacaaagttatttataaattattttaaaattaagacgGTTGTTTAATACTGAAATCAACAATTTAAAAGTAAtaacaaaacaataaaaagcaagtaatagTAAGAAACAAGTTCGAAAACAAAGTAATAAGAGCTTATTAAATTTGAAAACAGAAACAAAACGTCATCTTtaaaagaggttgttattttttaaacttaagTTATTTCTTTAAGTTGTTTTGCTTAgatggttattttttaaattttaagttattttgcttaggtgattattttttaaattttaagttatttgcttagtttgttattttttaaattttaatttatttacagattactcttttaaattataaattattattatttatttaagttattactctttaattttaagttattttctcataattaaattttttaaaaatttttttagaaaaatacatGTCTCAGTTAAGAGGGCTCTTTGACTCGATTCATGAATTTGCTAAAAGAAATTGATGATGgataatcaattattattttttaaatataaacactTACACATAATAGATGAGTAAAATAAAATCTAtgaattttaatattaacttcaatgtaagtttatttatttgaatttgtttcaagattttattctatatatttgaatttatttattttaatatgttgtatttaaattattattttaattttattttgttaaaaaaacttataatattaattttgtttgtacttgaaagattttaatttattaaaattttttttattttttttaaataaatattttttgtatctttttatttaaaatattattattgatatgttaatattaaaaatatataaaataaacatagtaaCTCCTTacctttagtacgatcatgatcgtactaaaggtaaggagttactaacatactttaaaaaaatactttacatcgttttatctttaaaaaataaaataattaattaattattaatttttaaattgtagcTATTTCTTTAATAAacgataatatataaattgagtttaaaattttttgaatttgttaatttttaaattttaaaatataaaatatatatctatataatttggtacaattttttgttgttgttgttttttaagttataattagttttttttaatataaatacttacACGTATTAAATGAGTAAAatgaaatctaaaaattttaatattgatttcaatgtaaatttatttatttagatttattttaagattttattctataaatttaaatttatttattttagtattctctatttagattgttattttaattttattttgttataaatatttttgtaataataaatttttttgtgctggaaggattttaatttgttgagaaaaaaattattttcggtgaataaatatttttctttttttttatttaaaatgttattattggtatgctaatattaaaaatataaaagataaaacatatttaaaaaaatgtattatgaaatcaaataattttatgattGTGGGTATTTATCTACACGGGAGGCTGTATGGAAAACTTTGGCTTATGATATTCAGTTATGAGATTAACCTTTTATTtacctaaaaaataaaatatcatctTCAAAGACAATGACAATCTTGAGAAAATCATTGATTAAGAGAAAGGGAAAGGTACGATGTTCTTAACATGGATGGAGGTCAACAAAGAATTTGAAGCAGGTCAAACTTTAACGTATGCtgagttttcaaatcaatttgtttataaTATAGAAGAAGGGAATGATATCCACACAAGAGAGAGTATTTTATCGAGAGATTAAACTATGTTCCACCAGGTACATGTGATATCTACTATAtagaattttgttaattattcaaaaaagTTGCACAACATATGAGTCTATTAGGACAGTTAATGGGATTACATATCCTAACTTCCaagatattttctattttatgggATTACTCTGTGACGATATTGCAGCTATTAACGAGGTCtggtcatcaattgagaaaaTTGTTTGTAATGCTATTGATATCTAATAGTGTTAACAAACTAAATCATATTTAGAATGCAACTTAGACATTATTGGTTGACGGGATACTATATATGAGGAGAAAAACATTGAAACCAAGGTATTTCACTATGTGGTCAATCATTATCGCATGTAGGACTTTACTTGCCAAAATCAGTATTTACCAATGGGCAACTTTATGTTATTTTGTCAAAAATTAAGAGTCGCAATGGCTTGAACGTTCTAATCCTAAATAAAGACAGTAATCCAAactcatcaacaacaaatgtcgcGTTCAacgaaatttttaataatatttagataaGAAAATAGTATTTTCATTTTAGTAACATGTTATGATTTGTACTTTTATACAAATATTTGtcgtagatataactaatttattaactataCTTTCAGACTTGAAATAAAATGCGTAACATAGAGCACAACATCATATGCCAATTActtttctaatgaagttagtaaaATACTAGATTGTCGATAATTTTTCATTAGTCTTATAATATAAAGTTTAGTGTAAAATTAACATACtactattacagttatatatgttcttattttttcaggtctcttatgactcaagaatattataaacttcaaaCTGTTCCAtttgtattttactttgaataaagataaaataatatattaaatacgtttattatataatgacAATAATAATGTTATTCTAAACttgaaaaatttataattataaaatattattttttatttatcatgtgaaattaaaaatataaacccGTACATCGCACAGGTTTAACActagtaataataatatcaatacgACAAAGTATTCATAAAAAATCATCTATTTTACAGCCAGttctttataaaaatataaaataaaaaacaacctaAAACATATGCGTAGATTTGTTATTCTGCACATTATTATCTCTCCAATATTTTAAACCAAAATTTAAACctctttctaatttttaaaatgggTTAATTACCAAAAACATCTCTGAATTATTTAGATGCTGACAAAAATAcatctaaattttattattgataaaaatgtctttaaataatttaaaaacacaacaatatccaacagtaaatatatattttcaaaaaatgtgactttttataagtataattaaaaaaataagatattattattattcttaaactttggtaatttttttctaagtatatattttttgtgatttgttaaaagtattattagttattaacaaaatattacaaaaaaaaagtatatactcAAAGAAAAATTACGAAATTTTAAGGATATTAATGttagaatatcataattagggaacaaaatcagaaaaatatcaaagaggattagaaaaaaaatcaatgtaatttattaggatattattccaTAACGAGCGTACTCTCAGCGTACTCTTGgtctatatattggtaagaacCTTGTAATCACAGatgaaatatatgaataataaaaataatacttctctaaataattttttcatttctttcctaaactctttgtaccatggtaacatggtatcagagcttctaGGGACTCAAAATTCTGACGAATTGACATCACAAATTGCAAATATGCTACGCAATAATTTTGGCATGCGATCATCACAAACCAATTCTGACAATTTATCAATTGGTTTCAAACTAAACAGATATAATTATCCATTATGGGCAACTCTGATGAAAAAACAATtggtggaagaagaaagaagaaacacaCCAAAGAAAACTGCTTTTAAGATTGTGGGTTGTAATActcggtctaaccgaaattaattaaataataagttaaataggagcaaatatggttggaagatttggcaattggaatttgataatttaaatatgatatttggattcagtgaatttttccgagtcggaaaatatagttttctgcgtaaaagcgcgcagtggaattttgaccggcagtaccggctgagatctgtctggtactacagctgaggaaattgattatgggtaaataagattaagaaatgaggaattataattagggaaggtagaaatatttaaagtgcgatttagagcgctaatcttaaaggttttggcccaaaattgggccaatgggcaaaaataagtgaaccgggcctaagtgggcccaagacccaacatatataaacattagttgtgagcatttcagctcattttaccctaaaaagaagggttggggcgctgatttgagaagagagaaaacctaactctctttgatcttcaaaccaccataacttgagctacggagctccgattgacgagccgtttacggccacgcatcgctcttctcatcctctacaattttatctaagtttggtggtaagtattccattcatctctgcccagttttcgaaattccccactgttacacgtttttgggtagttagtgttgaaatcttgtgattttgggtgtttagggatactccaacatggattctaagtgggttctatccctacttcatatgggctgaggtaaaaagtgctcaaacccttgtgatttgtcatttttatgagccc
Encoded here:
- the LOC112748808 gene encoding putative F-box protein At5g55150, yielding MGEVVDQWANIHQDMLDEFAKRFHLYDDYLQLRLVCKQWNFKLPKILNGNKAPWLLLPIGGGAATNEAFKVDTHKEILEEKGIYHLTLPELQYQLIRGSCYGWLIIVSMYEGTIRMLNPLTKVFLDLPPISNLPDVIYNEDQCSFYFHGHYMITEKTILANKFLIWKVIINSAPDDINFMAVALYGSSRLAFYKPSNKRWLKLPTRALPYFQDVIFFQRWIFAIEYDGQLYRFDTMTKAGPMVTIFKPSTPFHTVTTKDINQKYLIVTADRSLLMVVRHLINLICEEEERSYKTTKFDIYELKENSNAWSRISSLGNYILVIGFNASVQMFAGNLLNSKGNQIYFTDSLVEEQSLVETYYHNIGIFNLEDGSCQEVLSDVNFFCPPVWILP